The Streptomyces sp. NBC_00659 genomic interval ATCGACGCGATGCACGTGGCGGACGTGGACGGCGTCAGGCTCGCCGGATTCCTCATCGACGCGGGCAGCTCCAAGTCCGACACCCTGCTGCAGATCGGTTCGTCGGGCGCCTCGGCCGACCACTCCGCCAACCCGACCACCATGCAGGACGTGTTCGTGCGGGTCGGCGGCGCGGGCCCCGGCCTCGCCACCAACTCGGTCGTGGTCAACAGCGACGACGTCGTGATCGACCACACCTGGCTCTGGCGGGCCGACCACGGCGAAGGAGTCGGCTGGGAAACCAACCGCGCCGACTACGGGCTCGTGGTCAACGGTGACGACGTCCTGGCGACCGGCCTGTTCGTCGAGCACTTCAACAAGTACGACGTGCTGTGGAACGGCGAGAACGGGCGCACGATCTTCTACCAGAACGAGAAGGCGTACGACGTACCCAACTCCGCCGCCATCACCCACGACGGCATCGTCGGGTACGCGGCCTACAAGGTCGCCGACTCCGTGGCCGTGCACGAGGCATGGGGACTGGGCAGCTACTGCAACTTCACCTCGGACCCGTCGATCGTGCAGGCACACGGCTTCCAGGTCCCGGTGAAGGCGGGGATCAAGCTGCACGACATTCAGGTGATCTCCCTGGGCGGCAAGGGCCAGTACGCCCACGTCGTCAACAACACCGGCGCGCCCACCTCGGGGACGGACACCGTCCCGTCCAAGGTCACGCAGTTCCCGTGATCCTGAACGGCGCCGGCTGACAGACAAGCGGGTGCCGGCACTCCCCCTGGTCCGGGGGAGTGCCGGCACCCGCGCGCGTTCGGCGTCACGCGGCGGCGTGGGCCGCCGCCGGCCCGGTCCGCCCGCTCAGACGGAGCGGTGCCCCGGGCCGAAGCCCCCAGCGGCCCCCGTCGTGCCGCGAGGTGTGTCGAGCCGCGTGTCATGAGCCCGGGGCGCTTCCTGGTCGGGCGGCCCCGCCGGCTCCACCCCGGCGGCGTGCGCGAGGAGGCGACGGGCCAGTTCACGTGCCTCGGCGGGGGTGAGCGAGGCCCACACCCCGTGCTCGTCGCCCTGGTCGGGACCCACGTCCAGCGTCACGCGGCCGATCGTCCGGCCCGGCGTGGGCAGCCGCAGCTCCTTCACGAGGATCCTGCGGCCGCACGAAGTCACCAGGGGCAACTCGCCCGCCCCGGTCGCGGGTATCCGCCGCTGTCCGGACGCCGTCATCGCTCTCACGCCTTTCCACGAGCAGAACCGCCGGTGGGTCCACCGCAGTCGGTGGAACTCCGTGCTCCGGCGTCTGCCGGACTGTTCAGGTCAGCGTCGAGTGGTACTGGTTTGTTCCCGGTCTCCGCGCGCCACACTCCCTCGTGACCGCGTCCCGCGAGCCGCCCGCCGGTGCCGTGGGACCCGAACACGGGGTGGTGTTCACGTGGTTGACGAAAGCCCCGCTCGGTACGCGGACGGGGAGCGCCCGGCGGACCGGGCGGCCCGCGACCGGTCCGTGTCAGCGCGGGGTGGAGCCCTTGGCGCGCAGGGCCCCGAGGCGTTCCAGGAGCAGACCCTCCCGGGTGGACCAGGGCGAGACCTCCACACTCGTGGCCCGGCAGGCCTCCATCAGCGCTTCCGCGACCAGCGCCCCGGCCAGGGACTGTCCGGCCCGGTGCCGTGAGATGCCGGGCAGACGGCCGCGGCCCGCGGACCCGTTCCTGGCGAGAACGCCCACCGCGGCCCGTACCTCGTCGAGGGTCAGCCGCTGCGGGGTCCGGGAGCGGTCGCTGCCGGCGGTGGTGTAGCGGGCGAGCTGGGTGAAGGTCTTGGAGCAGGCGAGCACGCGTCCGTCGGGATCGGCGCGCGGCAGGTCGGCCACCTCGGCGAGCCGGTCGCTCAGATGGTCGCGGACCTCGGCGAGCCGTCGCTTCGAGGACACGGCCTCGTCCAGCTTCCAGGCGCGGGTGACCGTGCGGGCGCCCAGCGGCAGGGAATGGGTCGTCCGGGGTTGCCTGGACGATCCGGACGCGACCTCCACGGTCCCGCCGCCGATGTCGAGCACCAGCAGGGAGCCGGCCCGTTCGCCCGCCCAGTGCCGTGCGGCCACGTAGGCCAGGCGGGCCTCCTCCTCGCCGGACATCACCCGCAGCCGGGTGCCGGTCGCGCTGGCCACCTGGGCGAGGACCTCGTCGCGGTTGGGCGCGTCGCGAATCACCGACGTGGCGAACGCGTACACCTCCGGCAGGGCTCCCCGGCTCTCGGCGAGCGTTTCGGCCACGGCCCGCTGCACGCTCCGTACGCCCGATTTGTCCAGCCGTCCCGTGGCGTCCAGTGTCTCGTGCAACTGGAGCCGTACCTTTCGGGACAGCACCTCCTCCATGGCGACTCCGGCGCGGCGCCGCGCCACGGTGAGCAGAGCGCTGTGACACCCGACGTCTAGTACACCTGCCTGACGCACTGTGTTAACCACCCGTTTCCTGCAGAAGGGGACCCCGCGAACTCACCATTGTCCCGCACGGTGGCCGTGGTGACGCGACACGATTTCGTTTCGGCTCGTCAGGAGCCTGTCGGGGACCTTCAGGGTGCCACGGCGGCGCCGGGCGGCCGACCGAAGGGACTTCACGCGCGCTGCCGCGCCCCCGCTGTCGCACGAGGGGCGGGAGCCGGCGTCAGATGGCGGAGCGGCTCATGTCACTGTCCGGCGTGTCGGCCAACGCCACCACGGCGGTGATCCGTTTGCCGACGGGTTCCCGGTGCGCCTCGAAGGCATGGCACACGGCCATGACGATCTCCAGTCCGTGCTGGCCGACGCGGCCCGCGTCGGCCGCGCGTGCCACCGGAAGGGTCGGGTCGGAGTCCCACACGGTCGCCCGGACGGCGCCCTGGTCGACCTCCAGCGACAACAGGCAGGGTCCGCCCGCGTACTTGACCGCGTTGGTCACCAGCTCGCTGACGACCAGGGGGACCATGCCCATCACCCGTCCGGAGACGGGCAGTCCGGCGACCGCCTGCACCCGTGTCAGGAAGTCGCGGGTGAACGCCCGCGCCTGAGCGATGCACGTGGAGTCACCGTCGTACGCGACTGAGGCCTCGATGAGTGCACCCCGCTGTTCCTGCTGTCCCGCTTCGCTCACCTGCTGACCCATACGATCCGTCCCGCGTCCACCTCTTCGACGTTCGGCGTCTGCCCCGGAAATCCGGCTTCACTCCACCCGGCCGCGTATTCGTCCGCGGGGCACCGCGACGGGGTGCCGCCGAGGTCAGGCGTCGGCGACCGTCACGGCGACGGGGGTGCCGGCCTCGATCGTGCGGCTGACCGTGCAGAGCCGGTCGTGCGAGGTCTTGACGGCGCGGGGGAGGATGGCACGGGCGCGGTCGCCGCTCTCGCCGTCCGGGAACGCCACCGAGAAGGTGACCGCGAGGCTGGTCATCCGGTTTCCGAGCTCGTCGCTGATCTTGTCGCCGGTCACCGTCAGGGTGAACCGCGTGGGCTCCGCATGGCGGCCGGTCGCGACATCGACATCGGCCGCGGTGCAGCCGCCGATGGCCGCGAGCAGCAGTTCGACCGGGGTGAACTCGTCCTCCCCGCCGGGTCCGGAACCGGTACCGAAGGCGATCGTCCCGCCCCGCGTGTTCGTCGCGGTGAAGTGTCCGGTGCCGGTCCGCTCGACGGTGACGCTGCGCAGCTTGTCGTCAGTCATACCGCCGACCCTAATGTCGTGCCGCGCCGCCCGCCTCGGACGTGCCGTCGGGTCAGTCGGGCGGGTTCGGCCGGACGACACCGAGGTCGTAGGCGAGGATGACCGCCTGGACGCGGTCGCGGACGCCCACCTTCGACAGGACGCGGCCGACGTGCGTCTTCACCGTCGACTCCGCCACGACGAGGCGGCCGGCGATCTCGCTGTTGCTCCAGCCCTCGCCGATGGCGACGAAGATCTCGTACTCGCGCTCGGTGAGGGCGTGCAGGCGAGGGTCGTCCTGCGGCCTCGCAGCCGACGGATCGTGCGGGAGGTGCCGGGCATAGGCGTCCAGGAGACGCCGGGTCAGCGCGGGGGCGATCACCGCGTCCCCCGCGGCGACCGCCCGGATCCCGGCGAGCAGTTCCTCCGGATGGGCGTCCTTGAGGAGGAACCCGCTGGCTCCCGCGCGCAGTGCGGCGTAGGCGTACTCGTCCAGGTCGAACGTGGTCAGGATCAGTACCCGGGAGCGGCCACCGGAGGCGACGACCCGGCGGGTGGCCTCGATGCCGTCCATCCCGGGCATCCGTACGTCCATGAGGATCACGTCCGGGCGCAGTTCGGCGGCCCTGCGGACGGCGTCGGCGCCGTGGGACGCCTCGCCGACGACAGAGGTGTCCGGCGTGCTCTCCAGGAGCATGCGGAAGCCCAGGCGTTGCAGCGGCTGGTCGTCGACGATGAGCACGCTGGTCACGCGGCACCGCCCGTGACGGCCGGCGGAGCGAGGCCGGTCCCGGCCGGAGGGGTGAGATCGAGGGTGGCCCGCAGCGTCCACCCGCCGTCGGGGCCGGGCCCCGCGACGACCGTTCCGTCGTAGAGGGCCGCGCGTTCTCTCATGCCGGGGATGCCGTGCCCTTCGTCGTCGTGCGGCCGGGAGCGCACGCTGCCGTTGCCCGGGCCGGTGTCGTGGACGTCGATGTGCAGCAGCGCTTCCTCGACGCCCACCGCGAGATCGACGCGTGTCCCCGGGCCTCCGTGCTTGAGGGCGTTGGTGAGAGCCTCCTGGACGATGCGGTACACGGCGAGCTGGACACCGCGGTCCAGAGTGCGCAGTTCGCCGCTGCTGCGGTGCACGACCACCGGACCGGCGGCCCGGATCCGCTCGCACAGGGCGTCGATGTCCCCGATCCCCGGCTGGGGACTCAGCTCGGGCGCGCTGGGAGTCGCGGGCTGCTCGCGCAGCACGCCGAGCATGCGGCGCAGTTCGCCGAGCGCCTGCCGTCCGGTGTCACCGATGAGCAGCAGGGCCTGCTTCCCACGTTCCGGCGCGAGGTCGTTCGCGTACGCGCCGCCGTCGGCCAGGGTGATGATGACGGAGAGGTTGTGGCCGACGATGTCGTGCATCTCGCGGGCCATGCGGGTGCGTTCGGCGGCGGCGGCCAGTCGGCTGCGCTGGTCGCGCTCGACCTCCAGCCGGGTCGCGCGGTCCCGCAGGACGGCGAGCTGGCCGCGCCGGATCCGGACGGCCAGTCCGAGCGCGACGGCCGCGGTTATCGTGCTGAAGAGGAAGAACAGCGCGTCCAGGACATGTACTTCGGGCGGCAGGCGCACGGCGACCAGCCCCAGCGCGCCGGCCGTGACCGCGCAGGCCAGGGGGAGCCGCCGCAGCTCGCCGTGCAGGACCAGGCTGTAGAGGGCGATCAGCACGGCGACGTCGGCGCGCAGCCACACCCCCAGCGCCAGCTGGAGGATGAACACCGCGATGATCACCCCGAAGGAGAGCGAGGGCCTTCTGCGCCGCCACAGCAGCGGGAGCACCAGTCCGGCCTGCAGCGCGAGCGTCCCCGGCAGGTCCAGGTGGGTGAACTCGGTGTCGAACGGATGGTGCCGGCCGTCCCCGTCGTGCACCAGGTCCGGCAGGCAGAACAGCAGCGCGACGACCGCCGTCACCACGGAGTCGAGGATCCATGGACGGCTGCGGTCACCCTGCTTGAGCCGACGGCCGAGACGGGACAGCGCACGGGCCAGCGGGTGGTTCCACGGCAGGTCTGCCTCGGCGAAAGGACGGTCGTCCGCCGGTTCGGGCAGGGCGGTGTCGTCGGCGTTCATGGGAGTCACCGGTCCACGCTCATGGGTCTCACCTGTCCATTGTGGGTCCGGACGCTGTGGGTCCGGCCGCGCCCCGTACGCGCCTCCTCGTGTCCTCGTACGGGCGTCACCGCGCGGGTCGGCCGTGATGCCCGGTGCCCGGACGGCACGACACCGGACCGGGTGATCCGGTCGGGTGCCGTGCCGTGCCGGTCGTGGCGTGCGGTGCGCGGTGTGTCAGGCGTCCGTGCGGACGAGACGGTAGGCGGCGCCCGCCAGCGCGAGCACGGTCCAGCCGAGGAAGACCACGAGCCCGGCGGTGGGCGACAAGGTGGTGGAGTCGTGGGTCAGCGCGAACATCGACTCGCCCGCGCTGCTCGGCAGGTAGGGGCTGATGTTGTCCTGCCACGAGCTGGGCAGCAGCGAGACCAGACCGGGCACCAGCATCAGCGAGGCGACCAGGACCGAGATGCCGCCGGCGACCGAGCGGAGCAGAGCGCCCAGGGCGGTGCCGATCACGCCGACCAGACCGAGGTAGAGGCCCGCGCCCAGCAGGCTGCGGACCACGCCGGAGTGGGACAGGGTGAGGGCCGCGGGCGTGCCGGAGACGATGCCGCTGTCGATCGTGAAGGCGACGAAGACGCCGACGGTGGCGACGACGAGGGCGACCAGGCCGAACACCGAGGCCTTGGACCACAGCACCGGCAGCCGGCGCGGCACCGCCGCCAGCGTGGAACGGATCATTCCCGTCGAGTACTCGCCGGCGGTGATCAGCACTCCCAGCACACCGAGCGCCAGCTGCGCGAAGTTCGTGCCGAACACGGAGAGGCTGAGCGCGGTGGCCGCGACGTCGTCCCGGTGCAGGGGGCGCCCGGAGTTGAGCTCGGACTTGTAGTGCGCGGCGGCGATCACGCCGAACGCGACGAGGAACAGCAGCCCGAGGCCGAGGGTGATCCAGGTGGAGCGCAGCGACCACAGCTTCGCCCACTCGGAGCGCAGCACCCGGCGCCCGGTGACCTTGTATGTCGGACGGGCCGCCCGTACGGGACCGGTCGTGGGACTGTCGGTGACGGTGACGGTGCTCATGCCGCCCTCCCAGAGGTCTCGACGGTGGCGCTGGCGTGGTACTCGACAGCGTCGCGGGTCAGATCCATGAAAGCCTCTTCGAGAGAGACGGTCCGGGAGCTGAGCTCGAACAGCGGGATGCCGTGCTCGGCGGCCTTGAGACCGATCGCCCGCGGGGTCAGCCCCGTCACCTGAAGCTCTTCGGATCCGGCCGTGCCGGTGATTTCGACACCGGGACCGGCCAGCACCTCGCGCAGCCGGGCCGCCTGGTCGGTGGCCACGGTGACCGTGTCACCGCCGGCTTGCTGGACCAGCTCCCGCACGGTGGTGTCCGCCAGCAGGCGTCCACGCCCTACGACGATCAGGTGGTCGGCGACCAGGGCCATCTCGCTCATCAGGTGCGAGGAGACGAACACCGTACGGCCGTCCGCCGCGAGGCCGGTGAGCAGATTGCGGATCCACAGCACGCCCTCGGGGTCCAGTCCGTTGACCGGTTCGTCGAGCATGATGGTGGCCGGGTCGCCGAGGAGTGCCGCGGCGATGCCGAGGCGCTGGCCCATGCCGAGGGAGAAGGCGCCCGCGCGCTTCTTGGCCACCGTCTGGAGGCCGGTCAGCTCGATGACCTCCTCCACCCGGCGGCGCGGAATGCCGTGGGTGTAGGCCTGGGCCATGAGGTGGTCGAAGGCGGACCGGCCCGGGTGGATCGACTTGGCCTCGAGCAGCGCGCCGACTTCCTGGAGCGGCGCGGTGTGCTGGGCGTAGTGCTTGCCGTTGACCGTGACGCTGCCGCCGGAAGGCGCGTCCAGGCCGACGATCATGCGCATGGTCGTGGACTTTCCCGCGCCGTTGGGGCCCAGGAAGCCGGTGACGGTGCCGGGCTTCACCACGAAGTCCAGCCGGTCCACCGCCGTCTTCTCGCCGTACCGCTTCGTCAGCTGATGTGCCTCGATCATCGATGGTCCCTTGGTTTCGGGGGCAGGCCCCCACCTGACTGCTCACCCACCACGCTAGGAGCCCGCGGTCCCGGATCCGTGGTACCGGAGAGCCCGGTCGAGGGGAGGCACGTAGTACCGCGGTATCACTCGGCTACGGCTCGCGGATGACAGGACGCGGGCGGGCGCCCCCGCCCGAGCTCCGGCGGGCGTGGAGTTCCCGGGCGTCCCCGGGCCCGCCGGACGGCTCTTCGCGCGCATAGGGGAAGCCTTCCTGGCGCGGCCCGACAGTGACACCCCGCTCGAAGCGGCCTGCGGAGGGGGCAGATGGCGAGAGCGCGTCGGGCCGTTTACTCGAACACCACGCGTCAACTCACAGCTGTGCTGGACTAGTTCGGACAGGATCGGATCGTAAGGGGCTTTTCCCCCGTGCCCCGGGCTGCCGAGTCGGTCGTCAGCGCGGGACGGGCCAGGTCTTGAGGAGTTTGCGGGCGGCTCCGCTGTTGCCGAGTTGGTAGACGGCGACGGCGGCCGGGTGGACGGGGAAGGCGTCGAACGGTTCGGCCTCGATGGTCTCGAGTTCGTCGAGGGTGGCGAAGCCGACGGTGACGTGGGCCGTGTACTTGCCCGGCCCGATCTGGGCGGGGACGTATCCCTCGACCCAGTCGCGGGTGCTCTGGCTGATGTCCTCGCCCGGGTCGGTGACGAAGGCTGCGGACGTGCCGCCGGGCTCGGTGAAGGGGGTGACGGCGGCGAGCAGTGCGGCCTGGAAGTCGAGCACCTGCTCGCTGGGCTGGACGAGGATGACCGCGAGTCCCTGGCCGGGCACGCCCCAGTCGGCGTGCTTGATCGCCACTGCCCGGTAGGAGAGCGCGCTCGTGTCGGTCGCGGCCAGGGTGTCACCGATGGCGGCGTAGACGCTTTCCAGCTGAGCTGTGCGCACGTAGCGCTGAAGGGTGGTGATGTGCGGCTGGTGGGAGGCGTCCAGCGCGAACCCGTCCGGGACGCTCTCGCGCATCCTGGCGTTCCGGTCGCGGGCGTGCCGGAGGGTGTTCTCGTCCGGGTCGACGAGTACGTCGATGGCGGTCAGGTCACTCACGGATCCTCCTGGTCAGAACACGGTGGTCCAGTCGTTCTTCATGCTCACGACCGTCCAGCCGAGCTCCTCGGCCTTCGCGAGCGAAGCCTGGGCGCCCTTGGTGTACGAGAACTCGCGCTGTTCGTCGTCGTGGTTGACGAGCAGCGCGAACCGGGCGCTCTGGAGCATCTCGATGTCCACGTCGGCGTTTCCGCCGGCGAGGACGGGCAGCCGGCCGGTGTGGGCGAAGATGTGCTCGGGCTTGCCCGAGCCCAGGTCCAGGTCGCCGAGGAGCTCATGGGAGCGGGTGAGCTTCCCGTCGGCGTAGGTGTACGCGGCCGCAGAGCCGATGACGTTCTCCTTGGGGATCCCCCAGGTCTCCTCCGCGAAGACGCGCATGAAGTCGCGGCCGCCGCCCGAGCACACGAACACCCGGAACCGGTTCTCGTGCAGGAGGTCGAACAGTTCCAGCATCGGGCGGTAGACCAGCTCGACGTAGGGGACGCCGAGCTTCGGCTGCTTCACCGTCCTCGTCCAGTCGCGCACCTGCGCGTCGAACTCCTCCGGCGTCGTGCCGGCCCACGAGCGGGCGAACGCCTCCACCAGGGTCGACACCACCTGCGGTTCCTGAGTCGCCAGACCCTCGAAGAACGCCTGGTCCTGTTCGATCAGCGCCTTGTACGGCTGCCGGGCGGCGAGCTGTGGGTCGGCCTTCGCCTCCTTCTCCCACCTGCGGAACACGAAGTCGAACTGCGGAGGCAGCGGCTGCTCGACCCACAGCGTGCCGTCGTTGTCGAACGTGGCGATCCGGTCGCCCACCTCGACGAACGCCGCCCCCGGCGTCGTCGCCGCGTGAACGAAGTCCAAGATCGCCCGCTTGGCAGGGCCGTCCTTCCAGCTCGCCAGCATCTCGGTCACGGGCACTCCTGGGCTCGGCGATCGCGCCACCGGCAGATGCGGCAGTCAGCCAGGGACCTTGCCCGGCTTGCAAGGGTTTTCAAAATGAATGGCATGGTTTGAAGCCGTTTGATGGCGTATGCCGGGTTGGTTGTCTCGCTACGATTGCGCCCGACGACCACGCGACGGGCGGCCGTCACGACGCGACGTCGAGGACCTCCTCCGCGCGGGCGCACGTCTCGTAGATCATCCGCCAAAGCGTCTTCTCCCGCAGGTGCGCCTCGCGCCGCGCAATCAGCCGGTCGATCGCCGTCGGCAACTCGCCGGAGGTGATCCACCGCCGGTACCGCGGCTGCATCGACGGTCACGAGGGAGCGGCCAACGCGAAGATCGCGAAGTCCCGCACCGAGGGCCTGGCCGCTCCGCCGGGAAGCGTCGATGTCGGGTCGCGCCGCTGTGGTCGTTATCATCCGATAGTGGTGTTTTCTTAACATTTCCTTCATGCGTGGCTTTTCCTCCGGGGTGGTCGATGTCCCGCAAGCTGCCGACGGGCGACGACGACGAGCTGCTCGCCAGGCTCGGATCGCTGACCGCCCAGGCACGTGAACGCGCGGAGTTCCAGCGCTCCCAGGTCGAACTGGCCATCGCGCTGCAGCGCGGCATGCTTCCGGGAGACCTGCCCTCCGCCCCGGGTTTCGACGTGGCCGTGCAGTACGCGCCCGCCTGCTACGGCCTCAACGTGGGCGGGGACTGGTACGACGCCTTCAGGCTGCCCGACGAGCGCATCGGCCTGTCCATAGGTGACGTGCAGGGCCACAACATCGAGGCCGCCGCCTTCATGGGGCAGGTCAGGGTCGGCCTGCGCGCCCTCGCCTCCGTCACGAGCGACCCCGGGGAACTGCTCGCCCGGACCAACGACCTCATCCTGTCCATCGGCTCCGACCTGTTCGCGACCTGCACCTTCATGCGGCTCGACCCGGTCACCGGCGTACTGGAGAGCGCGCGGGCCGGGCACATACCCTGCGTCTGGGCGACGGCGGACGGGAAGTCCGGCATCACCGAGGACGAAGGCGGGCCG includes:
- a CDS encoding Ppx/GppA phosphatase family protein gives rise to the protein MVNTVRQAGVLDVGCHSALLTVARRRAGVAMEEVLSRKVRLQLHETLDATGRLDKSGVRSVQRAVAETLAESRGALPEVYAFATSVIRDAPNRDEVLAQVASATGTRLRVMSGEEEARLAYVAARHWAGERAGSLLVLDIGGGTVEVASGSSRQPRTTHSLPLGARTVTRAWKLDEAVSSKRRLAEVRDHLSDRLAEVADLPRADPDGRVLACSKTFTQLARYTTAGSDRSRTPQRLTLDEVRAAVGVLARNGSAGRGRLPGISRHRAGQSLAGALVAEALMEACRATSVEVSPWSTREGLLLERLGALRAKGSTPR
- a CDS encoding ATP-binding protein; its protein translation is MGQQVSEAGQQEQRGALIEASVAYDGDSTCIAQARAFTRDFLTRVQAVAGLPVSGRVMGMVPLVVSELVTNAVKYAGGPCLLSLEVDQGAVRATVWDSDPTLPVARAADAGRVGQHGLEIVMAVCHAFEAHREPVGKRITAVVALADTPDSDMSRSAI
- a CDS encoding OsmC family protein, which encodes MTDDKLRSVTVERTGTGHFTATNTRGGTIAFGTGSGPGGEDEFTPVELLLAAIGGCTAADVDVATGRHAEPTRFTLTVTGDKISDELGNRMTSLAVTFSVAFPDGESGDRARAILPRAVKTSHDRLCTVSRTIEAGTPVAVTVADA
- a CDS encoding response regulator transcription factor; its protein translation is MTSVLIVDDQPLQRLGFRMLLESTPDTSVVGEASHGADAVRRAAELRPDVILMDVRMPGMDGIEATRRVVASGGRSRVLILTTFDLDEYAYAALRAGASGFLLKDAHPEELLAGIRAVAAGDAVIAPALTRRLLDAYARHLPHDPSAARPQDDPRLHALTEREYEIFVAIGEGWSNSEIAGRLVVAESTVKTHVGRVLSKVGVRDRVQAVILAYDLGVVRPNPPD
- a CDS encoding sensor histidine kinase gives rise to the protein MNADDTALPEPADDRPFAEADLPWNHPLARALSRLGRRLKQGDRSRPWILDSVVTAVVALLFCLPDLVHDGDGRHHPFDTEFTHLDLPGTLALQAGLVLPLLWRRRRPSLSFGVIIAVFILQLALGVWLRADVAVLIALYSLVLHGELRRLPLACAVTAGALGLVAVRLPPEVHVLDALFFLFSTITAAVALGLAVRIRRGQLAVLRDRATRLEVERDQRSRLAAAAERTRMAREMHDIVGHNLSVIITLADGGAYANDLAPERGKQALLLIGDTGRQALGELRRMLGVLREQPATPSAPELSPQPGIGDIDALCERIRAAGPVVVHRSSGELRTLDRGVQLAVYRIVQEALTNALKHGGPGTRVDLAVGVEEALLHIDVHDTGPGNGSVRSRPHDDEGHGIPGMRERAALYDGTVVAGPGPDGGWTLRATLDLTPPAGTGLAPPAVTGGAA
- a CDS encoding ABC transporter permease yields the protein MSTVTVTDSPTTGPVRAARPTYKVTGRRVLRSEWAKLWSLRSTWITLGLGLLFLVAFGVIAAAHYKSELNSGRPLHRDDVAATALSLSVFGTNFAQLALGVLGVLITAGEYSTGMIRSTLAAVPRRLPVLWSKASVFGLVALVVATVGVFVAFTIDSGIVSGTPAALTLSHSGVVRSLLGAGLYLGLVGVIGTALGALLRSVAGGISVLVASLMLVPGLVSLLPSSWQDNISPYLPSSAGESMFALTHDSTTLSPTAGLVVFLGWTVLALAGAAYRLVRTDA
- a CDS encoding ABC transporter ATP-binding protein, which translates into the protein MIEAHQLTKRYGEKTAVDRLDFVVKPGTVTGFLGPNGAGKSTTMRMIVGLDAPSGGSVTVNGKHYAQHTAPLQEVGALLEAKSIHPGRSAFDHLMAQAYTHGIPRRRVEEVIELTGLQTVAKKRAGAFSLGMGQRLGIAAALLGDPATIMLDEPVNGLDPEGVLWIRNLLTGLAADGRTVFVSSHLMSEMALVADHLIVVGRGRLLADTTVRELVQQAGGDTVTVATDQAARLREVLAGPGVEITGTAGSEELQVTGLTPRAIGLKAAEHGIPLFELSSRTVSLEEAFMDLTRDAVEYHASATVETSGRAA
- a CDS encoding HAD family hydrolase; its protein translation is MLASWKDGPAKRAILDFVHAATTPGAAFVEVGDRIATFDNDGTLWVEQPLPPQFDFVFRRWEKEAKADPQLAARQPYKALIEQDQAFFEGLATQEPQVVSTLVEAFARSWAGTTPEEFDAQVRDWTRTVKQPKLGVPYVELVYRPMLELFDLLHENRFRVFVCSGGGRDFMRVFAEETWGIPKENVIGSAAAYTYADGKLTRSHELLGDLDLGSGKPEHIFAHTGRLPVLAGGNADVDIEMLQSARFALLVNHDDEQREFSYTKGAQASLAKAEELGWTVVSMKNDWTTVF
- a CDS encoding PP2C family protein-serine/threonine phosphatase; translated protein: MSRKLPTGDDDELLARLGSLTAQARERAEFQRSQVELAIALQRGMLPGDLPSAPGFDVAVQYAPACYGLNVGGDWYDAFRLPDERIGLSIGDVQGHNIEAAAFMGQVRVGLRALASVTSDPGELLARTNDLILSIGSDLFATCTFMRLDPVTGVLESARAGHIPCVWATADGKSGITEDEGGPPLGIEAGMRYAVTRHRLTTGGVFVLLTDGVVEGPSMNVDEGLDQVVRLAGVAAVAGLSAGSLAAAVIKGAERVGHEDDAAVLVVRHGVPAVRFR